The following coding sequences are from one Panthera leo isolate Ple1 chromosome E1, P.leo_Ple1_pat1.1, whole genome shotgun sequence window:
- the LOC122206471 gene encoding olfactory receptor-like protein DTMT, which translates to MTGKNQTVVLEFLLLGLPIKSELRDQFYALFLLMYVTTILGNLLIIVLIRLDSRLHTPMYLFLSNLSFSDLCFSSVTMPNLLQNMQSQVPSIPYAGCLTQMYFFLFFGDLESFLLVAMAYDRYMAICFPLHYTTIMSPKLCLSLVVLSWVLTAAHAMLHTLLMAKLSFCADNIIPHFFCDMSALLKLACSDTRVNELVIFIMGGLILIIPFLLIVMSYARIVSSILRVPSARGIRKAFSTCGSHLSVLSLFYGTVIGLYLCPSANNSAVKETVMAVMYTVVTPMLNPFIYSLRNRDMKGALGRVFCGKKIPFSV; encoded by the coding sequence atgacaggAAAGAATCAAACTGTTGTCTTAGAATTCCTCCTCCTGGGCCTGCCCATCAAGTCAGAGCTGCGAGACCAGTTCTATGCCCTGTTCCTGCTCATGTATGTTACCACCATCCTGGGGAACCTGCTCATCATCGTCCTCATTCGCCTGGACTCCCGCCTCCACACGCCCATGTATTTGTTTCTCAGCAACTTGtccttctctgacctctgcttctcctctgtcaCAATGCCCAATCTGCTGCAGAACATGCAGAGCCAGGTCCCGTCCATCCCCTATGCCGGCTGCCTGACCCAGATGTActtcttcctattttttggaGACCTGGAGAGCTTCCTCCTGGTggccatggcctatgaccgctatatGGCCATCTGTTTCCCCCTGCACTACACCACCATCATGAGCCccaagctctgtctctccttggTGGTGCTGTCCTGGGTGCTGACTGCTGCCCATGCCATGTTGCACACCCTGCTCATGGCCAAGTTGTCCTTCTGTGCCGACAACATAATCCCCCACTTTTTCTGTGACATGTCTGCTCTGCTGAAGCTGGCCTGCTCTGACACTCGAGTCAATGAGTTGGTGATATTTATCATGGGAGGGCTCATTCTCATCATCCCATTCCTACTCATTGTCATGTCTTATGCACGGATTGTGTCCTCCATCCTCAGGGTCCCTTCTGCCAGGGGCATCCGGaaggccttctccacctgtggcTCCCACCTCTCTGTGCTGTCTCTTTTCTATGGGACAGTTATCGGCCTCTACTTGTGCCCTTCAGCTAATAATTCTGCTGTTAAGGAGACTGTGATGGCCGTGATGTACACTGTGGTCACCCCTATGCTGAATcccttcatctacagcctgaggaacagaGACATGAAGGGAGCCCTGGGAAGAGTCTTTTGTGGAAAGAAAATTCCCTTCTCTGTATGA
- the LOC122206472 gene encoding olfactory receptor-like protein DTMT — protein sequence MKMGNQSVISEFLLLGLPIEPGLRDQFYALFLLMYVTTVVGNLLIIILILLDSRLHTPMYLFLSNLSFSDLCFSSVTMPKLLQNMQSQVPSVPYAGCLAQMYFFLLFADLESFLLVAMAYDRYVAICFPLHYTTIMSPKLCLSLVVLSWVLTTFISLLHTLLMARLSFCADNVIPHFFCDMSALLKLACSDIQINEMVIFILGGLVIIVPFLLIFLSYARIVSSILRVPSAGGIRKAFSTCGSHLSVVSLFYGTIIGLYLCPSDNNSTVKETVMAVMYTVVTPMLNPFIYSLRNRDIKGALGRVFSKWTIQLSLGQGL from the coding sequence ATGAAAATGGGAAACCAAAGTGTCATCTCAGAGTTCCTCCTCCTGGGTCTGCCTATTGAGCCAGGGCTGCGGGACCAGTTCTATGCCCTGTTCCTGCTCATGTATGTTACCACCGTCGTGGGGAACCTgctcatcatcatcctcattctCCTGGACTCCCGCCTCCACACGCCCATGTATTTGTTTCTCAGTAACTTGtccttctctgacctctgcttctcctctgtcaCAATGCCCAAACTGCTGCAGAACATGCAGAGCCAGGTCCCGTCCGTCCCCTATGCCGGCTGCCTGGCCCAGATGTACTTCTTCTTGCTTTTTGCAGACTTGGAGAGCTTCCTCCTGGTggccatggcctatgaccgctatgtggccatttgCTTTCCCCTGCACTACACCACCATCATGAGCcccaagctctgtctctccctggtgGTGCTGTCCTGGGTGCTAACCACTTTTATCTCTTTATTGCACACGCTACTCATGGCTCGGCTGTCCTTCTGTGCTGATAATGTGATTCCTCACTTTTTCTGTGACATGTCAGCTCTGCTAAAGTTGGCCTGCTCTgacattcaaataaatgaaatggtgatatttattttgggagggctTGTCATTATTGTTCCATTCCTGTTGATCTTTTTATCCTATGCACGGATTGTGTCCTCCATCCTCAGGGTCCCTTCTGCCGGGGGCATCCGcaaggccttctccacctgtggcTCCCACCTCTCCGTGGTGTCTCTCTTCTACGGGACAATCATTGGCCTCTACTTGTGCCCTTCAGACAACAATTCTACTGTTAAGGAGACTGTCATGGCCGTGATGTACACTGTGGTCACCCCTATGCTGAATcccttcatctacagcctgaggaatCGGGACATAAAGGGAGCCTTAGGAAGAGTATTTTCCAAATGGACGATTCAGCTTTCTCTGGGACAGGGACTCTAA
- the LOC122206469 gene encoding olfactory receptor 1L4-like isoform X1: MRMHLSSRSGTSGQEGDQPTNGADSVEAWHAALQDTEPAHAEAYRKVPELRPAPHLPPQRPRLSGRSMALANLTTAPEFLLLGLVDGTDIHPLLFLLFLGVYLLNALGNLAMVVVVRSDGALRSPMYYFLGHLSLVDVCFTTVTVPRLLAGLLHPRQAVSFQGCFSQMYFFVALGITESYLLAAMSYDRAVAICRPLHYCAVMTPGRCAALVTMSWAVAHLHSLLHTLLISALSYPCPAPVRHFFCDMTVMLSLATSDTATAEAAIFSEGLAVVLTPLLLVSLSYTRILVAVLGVRAAGGRRRAFATCGAHLVVVSLFFGSVLSVYFRPSSAYSALYDRLASVVYAVLTPTLNPFIYSLRNKEVKGALKRGLRWRAAPQEV, from the exons ATGAGAATGCATCTGTCCTCAAGATCGGGGACCTCTGGCCAGGAGGGAGACCAGCCCACAAACGGTGCAGACAGTGTTGAGGCCTGGCATGCTGCCCTTCAG gatacGGAACCCGCACATGCAGAAGCCTACCGAAAGGTGCCAGAACTTAGGCCTGCTCCTCATCTGCCCCCTCAGCGCCCCCGCCTCTCTGGCCGCTCCATGGCCCTGGCCAACCTCACGACGGCCCCAGAATTCCTCCTCCTCGGCCTGGTGGATGGAACAGACATCCACCCGCTGCTCTTCCTGCTCTTCCTCGGCGTCTACCTGCTCAATGCCCTGGGCAACCTggccatggtggtggtggtgaggtcGGATGGGGCCCTCCGCTCCCCCATGTACTATTTCCTGGGTCACCTGAGCCTCGTGGACGTCTGCTTTACCACTGTCACGGTCCCCAGACTGCTGGCCGGCTTGCTCCACCCGCGCCAGGCCGTGTCCTTCCAGGGATGCTTTTCCCAGATGTACTTCTTCGTGGCTCTGGGCATCACCGAGAGCTACCTGCTGGCAGCCATGTCCTACGACCGCGCGGTGGCCATCTGCCGCCCCCTGCACTACTGCGCGGTCATGACGCCCGGGCGCTGCGCGGCGCTGGTGACCATGTCCTGGGCGGTGGCCCACCTGCACTCGCTGCTGCACACGCTGCTCATCTCGGCGCTTTCCTACCCGTGCCCCGCCCCTGTGCGCCACTTCTTCTGTGACATGACGGTGATGCTGAGCTTGGCGACCTCGGACACGGCGACCGCGGAGGCTGCCATCTTCTCTGAGGGCCTGGCCGTGGTGCTCACCCCGCTGCTCCTCGTGTCGCTGTCCTACACGCGCATCCTCGTCGCGGTGCTGGGAGTACGGGCGGCCGGGGGCCGGCGCCGCGCCTTCGCCACCTGCGGGGCCCACCTGGTGGTGGTGTCGCTTTTCTTCGGCTCTGTCCTCTCCGTCTATTTCCGGCCGTCCTCCGCCTACTCAGCCCTCTATGACCGCCTGGCCAGCGTGGTCTATGCTGTGCTCACACCGACCTTGAACCCTTTCATCTACAGCCTTCGCAACAAGGAGGTCAAGGGCGCCCTGAAAAGGGGGCTCAGATGGAGGGCTGCACCCCAAGAGGTGTGA
- the LOC122206469 gene encoding olfactory receptor 1L4-like isoform X2: MRMHLSSRSGTSGQEGDQPTNGADSVEAWHAALQRPRLSGRSMALANLTTAPEFLLLGLVDGTDIHPLLFLLFLGVYLLNALGNLAMVVVVRSDGALRSPMYYFLGHLSLVDVCFTTVTVPRLLAGLLHPRQAVSFQGCFSQMYFFVALGITESYLLAAMSYDRAVAICRPLHYCAVMTPGRCAALVTMSWAVAHLHSLLHTLLISALSYPCPAPVRHFFCDMTVMLSLATSDTATAEAAIFSEGLAVVLTPLLLVSLSYTRILVAVLGVRAAGGRRRAFATCGAHLVVVSLFFGSVLSVYFRPSSAYSALYDRLASVVYAVLTPTLNPFIYSLRNKEVKGALKRGLRWRAAPQEV, from the exons ATGAGAATGCATCTGTCCTCAAGATCGGGGACCTCTGGCCAGGAGGGAGACCAGCCCACAAACGGTGCAGACAGTGTTGAGGCCTGGCATGCTGCCCTTCAG CGCCCCCGCCTCTCTGGCCGCTCCATGGCCCTGGCCAACCTCACGACGGCCCCAGAATTCCTCCTCCTCGGCCTGGTGGATGGAACAGACATCCACCCGCTGCTCTTCCTGCTCTTCCTCGGCGTCTACCTGCTCAATGCCCTGGGCAACCTggccatggtggtggtggtgaggtcGGATGGGGCCCTCCGCTCCCCCATGTACTATTTCCTGGGTCACCTGAGCCTCGTGGACGTCTGCTTTACCACTGTCACGGTCCCCAGACTGCTGGCCGGCTTGCTCCACCCGCGCCAGGCCGTGTCCTTCCAGGGATGCTTTTCCCAGATGTACTTCTTCGTGGCTCTGGGCATCACCGAGAGCTACCTGCTGGCAGCCATGTCCTACGACCGCGCGGTGGCCATCTGCCGCCCCCTGCACTACTGCGCGGTCATGACGCCCGGGCGCTGCGCGGCGCTGGTGACCATGTCCTGGGCGGTGGCCCACCTGCACTCGCTGCTGCACACGCTGCTCATCTCGGCGCTTTCCTACCCGTGCCCCGCCCCTGTGCGCCACTTCTTCTGTGACATGACGGTGATGCTGAGCTTGGCGACCTCGGACACGGCGACCGCGGAGGCTGCCATCTTCTCTGAGGGCCTGGCCGTGGTGCTCACCCCGCTGCTCCTCGTGTCGCTGTCCTACACGCGCATCCTCGTCGCGGTGCTGGGAGTACGGGCGGCCGGGGGCCGGCGCCGCGCCTTCGCCACCTGCGGGGCCCACCTGGTGGTGGTGTCGCTTTTCTTCGGCTCTGTCCTCTCCGTCTATTTCCGGCCGTCCTCCGCCTACTCAGCCCTCTATGACCGCCTGGCCAGCGTGGTCTATGCTGTGCTCACACCGACCTTGAACCCTTTCATCTACAGCCTTCGCAACAAGGAGGTCAAGGGCGCCCTGAAAAGGGGGCTCAGATGGAGGGCTGCACCCCAAGAGGTGTGA